A DNA window from Tautonia rosea contains the following coding sequences:
- a CDS encoding Gfo/Idh/MocA family protein — MIDATPPPADRLTSSKPSRRRFLRTAAGASLGVIAAPAIVRGRNLNEKLNIAVIATGGRGGHNLSQVATENIVALCDVYEPAVDRAAREHPKAKRYTDFRRVYDDANRFDAVVVSTPEHTHAAATLPALLLGKHVYLEKPLSYNVAEARILREAAAKANVATQMGTQIHAGENYRRVVEMIQTGAIGPVREAHVWVGRAWGLQSAEAAERNRDIVYVTDRPTDSSPIPEGLDWDLWLGPAPERPFHEVYWPGPKWYRWWDFGNGTMSDLGSHWNDLPFWALDLRAPLTVEAFGPPPHPEIAPASMRAVYEYGSRGDQPAVTLTWYQGDEKPPAWTDGTIPQWNSGVLFVGDKGMLLADYGKYALLPEDMFEGFTPPDPFLTRPASHHAEWVEACKTGSPTGSNFEYGGWLTEANHLGNVAYRVGRKIEWDADAMRATNAPEAEPFLTREYREGWSLGA, encoded by the coding sequence ATGATCGACGCGACGCCTCCACCGGCCGATCGGTTGACCTCCTCGAAGCCCTCGCGCCGCCGCTTCTTGCGAACGGCGGCGGGGGCCTCGCTCGGCGTGATTGCCGCGCCGGCGATCGTTCGAGGCCGGAACCTGAACGAGAAGCTCAATATCGCGGTGATCGCCACCGGAGGCCGAGGCGGCCACAACCTCAGCCAGGTGGCCACCGAGAATATCGTTGCCCTGTGTGATGTTTATGAGCCCGCCGTGGATCGTGCGGCACGTGAACATCCGAAGGCAAAACGATACACCGATTTCCGCCGCGTGTACGACGATGCGAACCGGTTCGATGCCGTGGTCGTCAGCACCCCTGAGCACACGCACGCCGCGGCCACCTTGCCGGCCTTGTTGCTGGGCAAGCATGTGTATCTGGAAAAGCCGTTGTCCTATAACGTTGCCGAGGCCCGCATTCTGCGCGAGGCGGCCGCGAAGGCCAACGTGGCGACCCAGATGGGCACGCAGATTCACGCCGGAGAGAATTACCGACGTGTTGTTGAGATGATCCAGACCGGCGCGATCGGGCCGGTGCGCGAGGCACACGTCTGGGTCGGCCGCGCCTGGGGGCTTCAATCGGCCGAGGCCGCCGAGCGGAACCGCGACATCGTTTACGTGACCGATCGGCCAACCGATTCCTCGCCGATCCCCGAGGGGCTCGACTGGGATCTTTGGCTCGGACCGGCGCCCGAGCGTCCGTTTCACGAGGTCTACTGGCCGGGTCCGAAGTGGTATCGTTGGTGGGACTTCGGCAACGGCACCATGAGCGACCTGGGGAGCCACTGGAACGACTTGCCCTTCTGGGCGCTCGACCTGAGGGCCCCGTTGACGGTCGAAGCGTTCGGTCCGCCGCCGCACCCGGAGATTGCCCCGGCGTCGATGCGAGCGGTCTACGAGTACGGCTCCCGGGGGGATCAGCCCGCCGTCACGCTCACCTGGTATCAAGGGGACGAGAAGCCTCCAGCGTGGACGGACGGCACCATCCCGCAGTGGAACAGCGGTGTCCTGTTCGTGGGCGACAAGGGGATGCTGCTGGCTGATTATGGGAAGTATGCGCTGCTCCCCGAGGACATGTTTGAGGGCTTCACGCCCCCCGATCCGTTCCTCACCCGACCTGCCAGCCACCATGCCGAGTGGGTTGAGGCCTGTAAGACCGGCTCGCCGACCGGGTCGAACTTCGAGTACGGCGGCTGGCTGACCGAGGCGAACCACCTCGGGAATGTCGCCTACCGCGTCGGTCGCAAGATCGAGTGGGACGCCGACGCCATGCGCGCCACCAACGCCCCCGAAGCCGAGCCCTTCCTGACCCGAGAGTATCGCGAAGGCTGGTCGCTCGGAGCCTGA
- a CDS encoding sulfatase family protein: MLRLPLAFALTMMLVAPADTEARNPERPPSIIVFLADDVSWKDFGCYGHPTIRTPNIDALAASGLTFANAFLTTSSCSPTRISVLTGKYPHATGAEDLHMPLPEHQPFLPTLLKRAGYHTGHMLKTHYGPAGDAQFDWYARQVDRFPEFLDEAGDQPFFLWVGFRDAHRPYQPGAIDTPHTEADAVVPPYLADTPETRADLALYYDEIARMDGDIGTMLAELDRRGRTDDTLVVFFADNGMPFPRAKGTLYDSGIGTPLIVKYPASIEPGTVHEGLASVIDLAPTFLELAGLPVPADMHGRSLTPVLANPSRPGLDAVFSERNWHNCDQHMRSIRTDRYKLIRNAYTDVPYGNPSDVSSCPSWDALQALKSRGALTPAQAQQFQIPRPEIELFDLQSDPDELTNLAGRPEYAAIVLDLSGRLDDWIASTGDFPPTNRRRADNTNRITGEKFTNEIAPMTDPLPSGFGRR; the protein is encoded by the coding sequence ATGCTTCGCTTGCCGCTCGCCTTTGCGTTGACGATGATGCTCGTCGCCCCTGCCGACACCGAGGCCCGCAACCCGGAGCGGCCCCCGAGCATCATCGTCTTCCTTGCCGACGACGTCTCCTGGAAGGATTTCGGCTGCTACGGCCATCCCACCATCCGCACGCCGAACATCGACGCCCTGGCCGCCAGTGGCCTGACCTTCGCCAACGCCTTCCTCACCACCTCCTCCTGCAGCCCAACCCGCATCAGCGTCCTCACCGGCAAATATCCCCACGCAACCGGTGCGGAAGATCTGCACATGCCTCTTCCCGAGCATCAACCCTTTCTGCCCACTCTGCTCAAGCGCGCCGGCTACCACACCGGCCACATGCTCAAAACCCATTACGGACCCGCCGGAGATGCTCAGTTCGACTGGTACGCTCGCCAGGTCGACCGCTTCCCCGAATTCCTCGACGAGGCCGGCGACCAACCCTTCTTCCTCTGGGTCGGGTTCCGAGACGCCCACCGTCCCTACCAACCCGGCGCCATCGACACCCCTCACACCGAGGCCGACGCCGTCGTTCCCCCTTACCTCGCCGATACCCCCGAGACCCGTGCCGACCTCGCCCTCTACTACGACGAGATCGCCCGGATGGACGGCGACATCGGCACCATGCTCGCTGAACTCGACCGCCGCGGCCGCACCGACGACACCCTCGTCGTCTTCTTCGCCGACAATGGCATGCCCTTTCCCCGCGCGAAGGGAACCCTTTACGATTCCGGCATCGGCACCCCATTGATTGTCAAATATCCCGCGTCGATCGAGCCCGGCACCGTCCACGAAGGACTCGCCAGCGTGATCGACCTCGCCCCCACGTTCCTCGAACTCGCCGGCCTCCCCGTCCCCGCCGACATGCACGGGCGAAGCCTGACCCCCGTCCTTGCCAACCCGAGCCGCCCCGGCCTCGACGCCGTTTTCAGCGAGCGGAACTGGCACAACTGCGATCAACACATGCGCAGCATCCGCACCGATCGCTACAAGCTCATCCGCAATGCCTACACGGACGTCCCCTACGGCAACCCCTCCGACGTCAGCAGTTGCCCCTCCTGGGACGCGCTCCAGGCCCTCAAGAGCCGCGGCGCCCTCACCCCCGCCCAGGCCCAGCAATTCCAGATCCCTCGGCCTGAGATCGAGCTGTTCGACCTCCAGTCCGACCCCGACGAGCTGACCAACCTCGCCGGTCGTCCCGAATACGCCGCGATCGTCCTTGACTTGAGCGGCCGGCTCGACGACTGGATCGCCAGCACCGGCGACTTCCCGCCAACCAACCGCCGTCGTGCTGACAACACCAACCGCATCACCGGCGAGAAGTTCACCAACGAAATCGCCCCAATGACCGACCCCCTCCCCTCCGGCTTCGGCCGCCGTTGA
- a CDS encoding PEP-CTERM sorting domain-containing protein, with protein MMTRSFILAAVVMMSAGVAQAETIVSWATFGQPGNQDFTPVLNEAAGVTGTNMTRGAGLTPNPGNNSFNSAGWTGEDTDYIEFGFSVDAGLFASLDSLFLGSRSSNTGPGTIGVFTSLDGFSSSIFEIQQSGTNFTNSIIDLSSLGPITGDFSLRLIQIGTTAANGGTTLAGGSFRIGDYFDGSTFTTLQITGEIRAIPEPSSVVLMGLGIAGLASMARLRQQNS; from the coding sequence ATGATGACTCGATCGTTTATTCTTGCTGCAGTGGTGATGATGTCCGCAGGGGTCGCCCAGGCCGAGACGATCGTCTCGTGGGCCACTTTCGGCCAACCAGGAAATCAGGATTTCACCCCGGTTCTCAATGAAGCCGCCGGCGTGACCGGCACGAACATGACCCGAGGCGCGGGCCTGACCCCGAACCCCGGAAACAACTCCTTCAACTCGGCCGGCTGGACCGGCGAGGACACCGACTACATCGAATTCGGCTTCTCGGTCGACGCCGGGCTGTTCGCCAGCCTCGACTCGCTGTTCCTTGGTTCCCGATCGTCGAACACTGGTCCGGGAACAATCGGCGTATTTACATCGCTCGATGGCTTTTCCTCATCGATCTTCGAGATTCAGCAAAGCGGCACGAACTTCACCAACTCGATCATCGACCTTTCCAGCCTCGGCCCGATTACCGGCGACTTCTCCCTGCGGCTGATCCAGATCGGCACGACCGCTGCCAACGGCGGAACGACCCTGGCCGGCGGGAGTTTCCGGATCGGTGATTACTTCGACGGCTCGACCTTCACCACCCTCCAGATCACGGGCGAAATCCGGGCCATTCCCGAGCCTTCGAGCGTTGTCTTGATGGGCCTGGGGATCGCCGGACTTGCCAGCATGGCTCGGCTTCGTCAGCAGAATTCCTGA
- a CDS encoding formylglycine-generating enzyme family protein translates to MPIVLTAIALSTATLGLFVWNRGLAEERNEEERVAAFFEAERARNATPKASSPTSETAPELQRSGHLINDASPPGPPPDEGMVWIPGGTFWMGTDDRQFPDAQPVHLVTVDGFWMDQTEVTNAQFQAFVDATGYVTVAERPIDPADYPGVAPENLAPGSIVFNPPDHPVRLDNAMQWWAWKIGTDWKHPEGPESTIDDRMDHPVVHLAFEDVLAYAEWAGKRLPTEAEWEFAARGGLDRATYTWGDERHPDDQPMVNNWQGQFPMEDSAEDGFAGIAPVAQFPANGFGLYDMAGNVWEWCADWYRHDYYQTSPELNPTGPSDSLDPMEPGIPKRVQRGGSFMCSDLYCVRYRVGTRGKGAIDTGNPHVGFRCVADPKIATQP, encoded by the coding sequence ATGCCGATCGTACTGACGGCAATCGCCCTCTCAACGGCCACGCTCGGTCTGTTTGTCTGGAATCGCGGACTGGCCGAGGAGCGGAACGAGGAGGAGCGGGTCGCCGCCTTCTTCGAGGCCGAGCGAGCCAGGAACGCGACGCCGAAGGCATCCTCCCCCACCTCCGAGACCGCGCCCGAACTCCAGCGATCCGGCCATCTCATCAACGACGCCTCCCCCCCCGGTCCTCCTCCCGACGAGGGAATGGTCTGGATTCCCGGCGGCACCTTCTGGATGGGAACCGACGATCGCCAGTTCCCCGACGCCCAGCCGGTCCACCTCGTCACAGTCGACGGCTTCTGGATGGATCAGACCGAGGTGACAAACGCCCAGTTCCAGGCATTCGTCGATGCCACCGGCTACGTCACCGTCGCCGAGCGTCCCATCGACCCGGCCGATTACCCCGGCGTCGCTCCCGAGAACCTCGCCCCCGGCTCCATCGTCTTCAACCCTCCCGACCACCCCGTTCGGCTCGACAACGCCATGCAATGGTGGGCCTGGAAGATCGGAACCGACTGGAAGCATCCAGAAGGCCCCGAATCGACCATCGACGACCGCATGGATCACCCCGTCGTTCATCTGGCGTTTGAAGATGTGCTCGCCTATGCCGAATGGGCCGGCAAACGCTTGCCGACCGAGGCTGAATGGGAATTCGCCGCCCGAGGCGGCCTCGATCGCGCCACCTACACCTGGGGCGACGAACGCCATCCCGACGATCAGCCGATGGTCAACAACTGGCAAGGCCAGTTCCCGATGGAGGACTCCGCCGAGGATGGCTTCGCCGGCATCGCCCCCGTCGCCCAGTTCCCGGCCAACGGATTCGGCCTCTACGACATGGCCGGCAATGTTTGGGAATGGTGCGCCGACTGGTACCGCCACGATTACTACCAAACCAGCCCCGAACTCAACCCCACCGGCCCAAGTGATTCGCTCGACCCTATGGAACCCGGCATTCCCAAGCGTGTTCAGCGCGGGGGATCGTTCATGTGCAGCGATCTTTACTGCGTCCGCTACCGGGTCGGGACCCGAGGGAAGGGAGCCATCGACACCGGCAATCCGCACGTCGGGTTCCGCTGCGTTGCCGATCCGAAGATCGCGACTCAGCCCTGA
- a CDS encoding sulfatase family protein, which produces MMLIRLIACLLLSTPILAASAAEDRPPNVVIIFTDDQGYADVGVLGAEGFETPHLDRMAAEGRTFTSFYAAQAVCSASRAALLTGCYPNRIGIIGALGPGSKTGLNPNEVTIAEMLKPLGYATAIFGKWHLGDDPQFLPTRHGFDEYFGLPYSNDMWPNHPTAGDRYPPLPLIEGEEVIELNPDQRNLTTWYTERAVSFIERNKDQPFFLYVPHSMPHVPLFVSDKFDGKSERGLYGDVIMEIDWSVGQILDTLRRLDLSENTLVVFTSDNGPWLSYGDHGGSAGPLREGKGTTFDGGQREPTLAWWPGHIPAGTSTDEPAMTIDLLPTIAALTGASVPDHPIDGLDISPLLLGDPDARSPHDALYFYWARELQAVRSGPWKLHLPHDYRSLNGDGGSGGQPAPYISRTIGLALFNLDNDIGESTDVKDDHPEVVDRLQALVERARAELGDTSTDQQGSGVRPPGRL; this is translated from the coding sequence ATGATGCTCATCCGTCTGATTGCCTGTCTTCTGCTCTCAACCCCGATCCTCGCGGCCTCGGCCGCAGAGGATCGCCCGCCAAACGTCGTCATCATCTTCACCGACGACCAGGGCTATGCCGATGTCGGTGTCCTCGGGGCCGAGGGATTCGAAACCCCTCACCTCGACCGGATGGCCGCCGAGGGCCGCACCTTCACCAGCTTCTACGCCGCGCAGGCCGTCTGCTCCGCCTCCCGAGCCGCCTTGCTCACCGGTTGCTATCCCAACCGCATCGGCATTATCGGCGCCCTCGGTCCTGGGTCCAAAACCGGCCTGAACCCAAACGAAGTCACGATTGCCGAAATGCTCAAACCTCTCGGCTATGCAACTGCCATCTTCGGCAAGTGGCACCTCGGCGACGATCCGCAGTTCCTTCCCACTCGCCACGGCTTCGACGAATACTTCGGCCTGCCCTATTCGAACGACATGTGGCCGAATCATCCGACCGCCGGCGATCGCTACCCCCCGCTCCCCCTGATCGAGGGCGAGGAGGTCATCGAACTCAACCCCGATCAACGCAATCTCACCACCTGGTACACCGAGCGTGCCGTCTCATTTATCGAACGAAACAAGGATCAACCCTTCTTCCTCTACGTTCCCCACAGCATGCCCCACGTCCCCCTCTTCGTCTCCGACAAGTTTGATGGCAAGTCGGAACGAGGGCTCTACGGCGACGTGATCATGGAGATCGACTGGTCCGTCGGTCAAATCCTCGACACCCTCCGCCGCCTCGACCTGAGCGAGAACACCCTCGTCGTCTTCACCTCCGACAACGGCCCCTGGCTCTCCTACGGCGACCACGGCGGCTCTGCCGGACCCTTGCGCGAGGGCAAAGGAACCACCTTCGACGGCGGTCAGCGCGAGCCGACCCTCGCCTGGTGGCCCGGCCATATTCCGGCCGGGACCTCCACCGATGAACCCGCCATGACCATCGACCTCCTCCCCACCATCGCCGCCCTCACCGGCGCCTCGGTCCCCGATCACCCGATCGACGGCCTCGACATCTCCCCGCTCCTGCTCGGCGATCCCGACGCCCGATCCCCGCACGACGCCCTCTATTTCTACTGGGCTCGCGAGCTTCAGGCCGTTCGCTCCGGCCCCTGGAAGCTCCACCTGCCCCACGACTACCGCAGCCTCAACGGAGACGGCGGCTCCGGCGGCCAGCCCGCGCCTTACATCTCAAGAACGATCGGCCTGGCCCTGTTCAACCTCGACAACGACATCGGCGAATCGACCGACGTGAAGGATGATCACCCCGAGGTCGTCGATCGGCTCCAGGCCCTTGTCGAACGTGCCCGGGCCGAACTGGGCGACACGTCCACCGACCAACAGGGCTCCGGAGTTCGTCCTCCGGGGCGGTTGTGA
- a CDS encoding HdeD family acid-resistance protein: MSDPIVPSSSPLRTMIRNELSEIRANWVGFLALGVVLIVLGSLLIVVPWIGTLAAVWMLSILLILSGITEFVAAFWVRRWSGFFLALLAGVLYVVVGVLIFDRPAETAEVLTLIIAAFLVIGGVFRITVALTLRFEGWGWTVASGVLSTLLGLLIWRQWPEASLWVIGLFVGLEVLFTGWTWVMLAMLLRRLPKAS; the protein is encoded by the coding sequence ATGTCCGATCCCATCGTTCCCAGCTCGTCCCCCCTGCGCACGATGATTCGCAACGAACTGAGCGAGATTCGAGCCAACTGGGTCGGCTTTCTCGCCCTTGGCGTGGTCCTCATCGTGCTTGGCTCGCTCCTGATCGTCGTCCCCTGGATCGGCACGCTGGCGGCGGTCTGGATGCTCAGTATCCTCCTGATTCTCAGCGGGATCACTGAGTTCGTCGCCGCGTTCTGGGTCCGTCGCTGGAGCGGCTTCTTCCTGGCCCTGCTCGCCGGAGTCCTTTACGTGGTGGTGGGGGTGCTCATTTTCGACCGCCCGGCAGAGACGGCCGAGGTCCTGACCCTCATCATCGCCGCCTTCCTCGTGATTGGCGGGGTCTTTCGCATCACCGTAGCCCTGACCTTGAGATTCGAAGGCTGGGGCTGGACCGTCGCCAGCGGGGTGCTCTCCACGTTGCTCGGCTTGCTGATCTGGCGGCAATGGCCCGAAGCGAGCCTCTGGGTCATCGGCCTGTTCGTGGGGCTGGAAGTCCTGTTCACCGGCTGGACCTGGGTCATGCTCGCCATGCTCCTGCGACGGCTGCCCAAAGCCTCATAA
- a CDS encoding sulfatase, which yields MSSSIPLILALVVAAPVVGPDDSKPERPNVLFLAIDDLNDWVGCLGGHPQVQTPHIDRLARRGTLFTNAHTQSPLCNPSRTSILTGLRPSTTGIYGLAPWFRTVDEFAEVVSLPQHFRSHGYTALSTGKVYHGGYPPPPDRPREFDSYGPAGGVGVRPDEKLIGPTPGGNNPLMDWGTFPHRDEDKGDYQVASWAVEQLESGIDEPFFLAAGFFLPHVPCYATQQWFDLYPDESLIMPRVFRGDRLDTPEFSWYLHWYLPEPRLSWMEANGHWRSLVQAYLASISFVDAQVGRVLDALDASGHSDDTIIVLWSDHGYHLGEKEISGKNTLWEPSTRVPLIVAGPGVPEGQRCDRPVELLDLFPTLIDLCALSPRPGMPLEGHSLVPLINDPTADRPWPAITTHNQGNHGIRTDRWRFIRYADGSEELYDLQVDPEEWTNLALDPSYEPILAEHRRWLPSVDRPPAPGSQHRVLTFDGNTAIWEGAPIIPSEKMP from the coding sequence ATGAGTTCGTCGATTCCCTTGATCCTCGCCCTCGTGGTGGCCGCTCCGGTTGTCGGGCCTGACGACTCGAAGCCGGAGCGGCCCAATGTCCTCTTCCTCGCCATCGACGACCTGAACGACTGGGTCGGTTGCCTCGGCGGCCACCCGCAGGTCCAAACGCCCCACATCGATCGCCTGGCCCGTCGCGGCACCCTGTTCACCAATGCTCACACCCAGTCGCCCCTTTGCAACCCCTCGCGGACCAGTATTTTGACCGGTCTTCGCCCCTCGACGACCGGCATCTACGGCCTCGCCCCCTGGTTCCGGACGGTCGACGAGTTCGCCGAGGTCGTCTCCCTTCCTCAGCATTTCCGAAGCCACGGCTACACCGCCCTATCGACCGGCAAGGTCTACCACGGCGGCTATCCCCCTCCTCCCGATCGCCCCCGAGAGTTCGACTCCTACGGCCCTGCCGGCGGGGTCGGCGTCCGGCCCGACGAGAAGCTCATCGGACCGACCCCCGGCGGCAACAACCCCTTGATGGACTGGGGCACCTTCCCTCACCGCGACGAGGACAAAGGGGATTATCAGGTCGCCTCCTGGGCCGTCGAACAGCTTGAATCCGGCATCGACGAACCCTTTTTCCTCGCGGCCGGCTTCTTCCTCCCGCACGTCCCCTGCTACGCAACGCAGCAATGGTTCGACCTGTATCCCGATGAAAGTCTCATCATGCCTCGGGTCTTCCGTGGCGATCGGCTGGATACCCCCGAGTTCTCCTGGTACCTCCACTGGTACTTGCCCGAGCCTCGTCTCTCGTGGATGGAGGCGAACGGCCACTGGCGATCCCTCGTCCAGGCCTACCTTGCGAGCATCAGCTTCGTCGATGCCCAGGTCGGCCGCGTCCTCGACGCCCTCGACGCCTCCGGCCACAGCGACGACACCATCATCGTCCTCTGGTCCGACCACGGCTATCACCTCGGCGAAAAGGAGATCAGCGGCAAGAACACGCTCTGGGAGCCCTCAACCCGCGTCCCGTTGATCGTCGCCGGTCCCGGTGTTCCCGAAGGCCAGCGCTGCGATCGCCCCGTCGAACTGCTCGACCTCTTCCCAACCCTCATCGACCTTTGCGCCCTCTCCCCTCGGCCAGGAATGCCGCTCGAAGGCCACAGCCTCGTTCCTCTGATCAACGACCCGACCGCCGATCGCCCCTGGCCCGCCATCACCACGCACAATCAGGGCAATCACGGCATTCGCACCGATCGCTGGCGGTTCATTCGTTACGCCGACGGCTCCGAGGAACTCTACGACCTTCAGGTCGATCCCGAGGAATGGACCAACCTCGCCCTCGACCCCTCCTACGAGCCGATCCTCGCCGAGCATCGCCGCTGGCTCCCCTCCGTCGATCGCCCTCCCGCCCCTGGCAGCCAGCATCGCGTGCTCACCTTCGACGGCAATACCGCCATCTGGGAAGGCGCTCCCATCATCCCTTCTGAGAAGATGCCCTGA
- a CDS encoding DUF4349 domain-containing protein — protein MRSIPGLLVLLILVHSGCGAADPRSLSRQATGAAAEYAMEDSVMSFATAPTSDRPEPLAMMGMMGGADPMQAQDAPLPGEAGFNRKIIYDAQIDLEVEDLDPAAERLVALVQQYRGYIAEQDVTGSPGSKRSAKWKLRVPVDQFEEFVQELLGLGELKRNVRTSQDVTEQFYDIEARIRNKKVEEETILKILEERSGQLEDVLKVQVELSRVRGEIEQMEGRLRVLENLSSLATVTVNLREREDYTPAAPVVPDFRTRVARAWSGSVTDLRTSAENFVVFVSERALPTLIVLLALIAVFPLVRRLWRRLLRALPRLWEQLRRPIGSSPEVPPSPPEPSR, from the coding sequence ATGCGCTCGATTCCTGGTCTGCTGGTGTTGCTCATCCTGGTTCACTCCGGTTGCGGAGCGGCCGATCCCCGGAGCCTGTCGCGGCAAGCGACAGGTGCCGCAGCCGAGTACGCGATGGAAGACTCGGTGATGAGCTTCGCGACCGCGCCGACTTCGGATCGCCCCGAACCCCTCGCGATGATGGGAATGATGGGCGGGGCTGATCCGATGCAGGCGCAAGACGCGCCGCTCCCCGGCGAGGCCGGTTTCAATCGCAAGATCATTTACGATGCACAAATTGATCTTGAAGTCGAGGATCTCGATCCGGCGGCCGAGCGGCTGGTTGCCCTGGTTCAGCAGTATCGGGGGTACATTGCCGAACAGGACGTGACCGGATCTCCCGGTTCGAAGCGATCGGCGAAGTGGAAGCTGCGGGTGCCGGTCGATCAGTTCGAGGAGTTCGTGCAAGAACTGCTTGGCCTCGGCGAGCTGAAGCGCAACGTGCGGACCTCACAGGACGTGACCGAGCAGTTTTACGACATCGAGGCCCGCATTCGGAATAAAAAGGTTGAGGAAGAAACGATTCTCAAGATCCTCGAAGAACGCAGCGGACAGCTCGAAGACGTGTTGAAGGTTCAGGTTGAGCTAAGCCGGGTGCGGGGGGAAATTGAGCAGATGGAAGGCCGCCTGCGGGTGCTGGAGAACCTGTCGAGCCTGGCCACCGTGACGGTCAACCTCCGCGAGCGGGAAGACTATACGCCGGCGGCTCCCGTGGTTCCGGACTTTCGGACGAGAGTCGCACGGGCCTGGAGCGGTTCGGTTACCGACCTTCGGACCTCGGCCGAGAACTTCGTCGTCTTCGTGTCAGAGCGGGCGCTCCCGACCCTGATCGTCTTGCTTGCGTTGATCGCGGTCTTCCCGCTTGTTCGGAGGCTCTGGAGACGGCTGCTCCGGGCATTGCCCCGGCTCTGGGAGCAGCTTCGAAGGCCGATCGGGTCGTCGCCGGAGGTGCCCCCTTCACCTCCCGAACCCTCGCGGTAG
- a CDS encoding sulfatase family protein, with amino-acid sequence MTVRTASKRCVLLVFLCLTSIAQARQTEPNLKLPRIDGSKPRNVVFILSDDHRFDAMSFLGHPFVETPNMDRIAANGVHLKNAFVTTSLCSPSRASILTGQYAHNHKVVDNNNPVAEGTVFFAQYLQEAGYDTAFIGKWHMGGGSDDPRPGFDRWVSFRGQGSYLPSPNGLNVDGERVPQNGYITDELTDYALDWLNDRTKDTPFCLYLSHKGVHAEFIPAERHAGRYENAPFDAPETMDPSPERTKHRPMWVKNQRNSWHGVEFPYHSTLDVAEYYRDYCETLLGVDDSIGRVLDSLEAMGVLDETLVIYMGDNGFGFGEHGLIDKRVAYEWSMRVPMIMQCPDLFPAGTTVEQVVANIDIAPTILEAAGLHAPEHMDGKSFLKLGAGEDIPWRDALLYEYYWERNFPHTPTIFALRTDQYKFIRPHGLWDLDELYDLQADPNETTNLIFSEEHQELIPQLKRQLFETLEQSGGMAIPIYPDRGGSQNLRNADGSPAAEFPNELLRSLPPGSDRR; translated from the coding sequence ATGACGGTTCGAACCGCCTCCAAGCGTTGCGTCTTGCTTGTGTTCCTCTGCCTGACCAGCATCGCCCAGGCCCGGCAGACGGAGCCAAACCTGAAACTGCCCCGCATCGACGGTTCGAAACCTCGCAACGTGGTATTCATTCTCTCGGATGATCACCGGTTCGACGCCATGAGCTTCCTCGGCCATCCGTTCGTCGAAACCCCCAACATGGACCGGATTGCTGCCAACGGCGTCCATCTGAAAAACGCCTTTGTGACAACCTCGCTCTGCTCGCCGAGCCGCGCCTCCATTCTGACCGGCCAGTACGCTCACAATCACAAAGTTGTCGATAACAACAACCCTGTCGCCGAAGGAACGGTCTTCTTCGCCCAGTACCTTCAGGAAGCCGGCTACGACACCGCCTTCATCGGCAAGTGGCACATGGGAGGCGGCTCCGACGACCCCCGCCCCGGCTTCGACCGCTGGGTGAGCTTCCGAGGGCAGGGGAGCTATCTGCCCAGTCCCAACGGCCTGAACGTCGACGGCGAGCGCGTGCCCCAGAACGGCTACATCACCGACGAGCTGACCGACTACGCCCTCGACTGGCTCAACGATCGGACCAAGGACACTCCCTTCTGCCTCTATCTCTCTCATAAAGGGGTGCATGCCGAGTTCATCCCCGCCGAGCGCCACGCCGGCCGATACGAGAACGCTCCCTTCGACGCCCCCGAAACCATGGACCCCTCTCCCGAGCGGACCAAACACCGCCCCATGTGGGTCAAGAACCAGCGCAACAGTTGGCACGGCGTCGAGTTCCCCTATCACAGCACCCTCGACGTCGCCGAATACTACCGCGATTACTGTGAAACCCTCCTCGGGGTCGATGACAGCATCGGTCGGGTGCTCGATTCCCTGGAAGCGATGGGAGTCCTCGACGAAACCCTTGTCATCTACATGGGCGACAACGGCTTCGGCTTCGGCGAACACGGCCTGATCGACAAGCGCGTCGCCTATGAATGGTCCATGCGCGTACCGATGATCATGCAATGCCCCGACCTTTTTCCGGCCGGAACCACCGTCGAACAGGTCGTTGCCAACATCGACATCGCTCCCACCATCCTCGAAGCCGCCGGCTTGCACGCTCCCGAGCACATGGACGGCAAGAGCTTCCTGAAACTCGGCGCGGGCGAGGACATCCCCTGGCGCGACGCCCTCCTTTACGAATACTACTGGGAACGCAACTTCCCCCACACGCCGACCATCTTCGCCCTCCGAACCGATCAGTACAAGTTCATTCGTCCTCACGGCCTCTGGGATCTCGACGAACTTTACGATCTCCAGGCCGACCCGAACGAGACGACGAACTTGATCTTCAGCGAGGAGCATCAGGAGTTGATTCCGCAGCTCAAACGGCAACTGTTCGAGACCCTCGAACAAAGCGGTGGCATGGCCATTCCCATCTACCCCGACCGCGGCGGATCGCAAAACCTCCGGAACGCCGACGGCTCTCCTGCCGCGGAGTTCCCCAACGAGCTGCTCCGTTCCCTGCCGCCCGGCAGCGATCGCCGCTGA